One Halalkalicoccus jeotgali B3 DNA window includes the following coding sequences:
- a CDS encoding helix-turn-helix domain-containing protein yields MRELVFALEYKPGCNRVADALADHPNARIRSLSLHATSENLWRVDHVTGDSDALADIENAFLTSDYYADCLATEDCGATQSTKVLDRTDNTLVLYSYWERTPDCASVPHIARDHLGDGVLFETRHEGRHYTWRLIHSDEGDVAAFFDDLETAVGECAQMEMLRTTETTASKGSTSRNASDLSPEQEAALRAAVDHGYYESPREVDVGELAKHLDMPRSTLTYRLRRAEEHLAKQHVANKSVPEEPPASL; encoded by the coding sequence ATGCGTGAACTGGTCTTCGCTCTCGAATATAAGCCCGGCTGCAACAGGGTGGCCGACGCGCTTGCCGATCACCCCAACGCCCGCATTCGCTCACTCTCGCTGCACGCCACTAGCGAAAATCTCTGGCGGGTCGACCACGTTACTGGCGACTCGGACGCCCTCGCCGATATCGAGAACGCCTTCCTCACCAGCGACTACTATGCAGACTGTCTGGCTACCGAGGACTGCGGCGCTACACAGAGTACGAAAGTTCTCGACCGGACCGACAATACGCTCGTCCTTTACTCCTACTGGGAGCGCACACCTGACTGCGCGTCTGTCCCCCACATCGCTCGTGACCATCTTGGCGACGGCGTACTATTCGAGACGCGCCACGAGGGCCGCCACTACACGTGGCGACTTATTCACTCCGACGAGGGCGACGTGGCTGCGTTCTTCGATGATCTCGAGACGGCTGTCGGCGAGTGTGCACAGATGGAGATGCTCCGAACCACGGAAACGACGGCCTCGAAGGGAAGTACTAGTAGGAATGCGAGTGACTTGTCTCCCGAGCAGGAGGCTGCGCTCCGGGCCGCTGTCGACCACGGTTACTACGAGTCACCGCGCGAGGTCGACGTCGGCGAGTTAGCCAAGCATCTCGATATGCCGCGCTCGACGCTTACCTATCGACTTCGGCGAGCCGAGGAACACCTAGCGAAGCAGCACGTCGCTAATAAATCAGTCCCGGAAGAACCGCCGGCATCCCTCTAA
- a CDS encoding HVO_A0114 family putative DNA-binding protein: MSIKTRVSTAVEFVKRLSDAGFEDTHLLQRETAEKVLTEKRMELVREIATTEPESVRELARRVDRDVGRVSRDLDTLYKAEVIEYEQKGRAKQPVLAHENIFVWPVVYDGSVLEENVQK; the protein is encoded by the coding sequence ATGAGTATCAAAACGCGGGTTAGCACCGCAGTCGAATTCGTCAAAAGACTGTCTGATGCCGGGTTTGAAGACACGCACCTATTACAACGAGAGACAGCAGAAAAAGTACTGACCGAAAAGCGAATGGAACTCGTTCGAGAGATCGCGACAACGGAACCGGAGTCCGTTCGCGAACTCGCACGTCGCGTCGATCGCGATGTCGGTCGAGTGAGCCGGGACCTCGATACGCTGTACAAGGCAGAGGTTATCGAGTACGAGCAGAAAGGACGGGCAAAGCAGCCTGTCTTGGCGCACGAGAACATCTTCGTGTGGCCTGTCGTGTACGATGGGTCAGTCCTCGAAGAAAACGTGCAGAAGTAG